CGCGACTACACCCAGTTCAGCACCAACCTCTACGTGCGCTTCGTGCTCGACCGGCTCGGCGCCGGCCTCGGCCGCCGCCCGCAGGTGCTGGCTTCGCCGTACGTGCCGGAGTAGGACGCGCGCCGCGCGGAGACCGGCGCAGGCGTCAACTGTCGTACAGCCGCGACAAGCGACGCCGAAACCCGACTGACACCCTCCGTCGTCGGGACTGAAGTCCCTCCCACAAGGATGCCCAGCGCATCCCTGCGGGAGCGACGTCAGGCGGGCGTCACATGTGCACATCCATCTCGGCGAATGGCCCACGGCGCTGCGGAACCACGTGTGACGGAACGCGCGATTGTTGGCTGGGTGAACTGTGGGAGGGACTTCAGTCCCGACGCATTGCGCCATCGGCAAGCGCGCCACGTCGCGCGTCGCGGCTGCAGGACAGTTCACGCCTGCAGAATTTGGCCGGCCCTTCGCCGCAACACGGGGATTGCACGGCGGCGGGCCTTAGTTGGGGCACGGTACATCGCCGCCCCGCTGCACGCGCCGCCGGCACGGCGGATAATCGCGGCCATCCCCGCACAGGAGTCCGCCATGATCCGCGACATCATCCGCATGGGCGACCCGCGTCTGCTGCGCCAGGCGCCGCCAGTCACCGACTTCGACAGCGCGCAACTGCATGCGCTGGTGGCCGACATGTTCGAGACCATGGATGCCGCGCGCGGCGTCGGCCTGGCCGCGCCGCAGATCGCGGTGGACCTGCAGTTGATGGTGTTCGGCTTCGAGCGCAGCGCGCGCTATCCGGACGCGCCGCCGGTGCCGCGCACCGCCCTGGCCAACGTGGAGATCGAGCCGCTGTCCGACGACCTGGAGGACGGCTGGGAAGGCTGCCTGTCCATTCCCGGGCTGCGTGCGGTGATTCCGCGCTACCGGCACATCCGCTACCGCGGCGTGCTGCCCGACGGCACCCCGCTGCAACGCGACGCCGAGGGTTTCCACGCCCGGGTGGTGCAGCACGAGCACGACCACTTGATCGGCCGGCTATATCCCTCGCGCATCCGCGACTTCGACAAGTTCGGCTTCGAGGACGTGCTGTCGTACGATCTGTAGCACAGGACCGACGTGCTTTTCGTAGGAGCGGCTTCAGCCGCGACCGGGCGTTACCGGTAACGCCTCGGTCGCGGCTGAAGCCGCTCCTACGAATGCCATCACGGACATCACCCAAAACGCACACGGCCCGCGCGAAGCGGGCCGTGGCGGGTGCTGCGAGAAACGCGCTGCGGCTTACTTCAGCGCCTTGAAGCGCAGGCGCTTGGGGCCGGCGTCGTCGCCCATGCGGCGCTTCTTGTCTTCCTCGTACTCGCGGTAGTTGCCCTGGAAGAACTCCACGTGCGAATCGCCCTCGAAGGCGAGGATGTGGGTGGCGATGCGGTCCAGGAACCAGCGATCGTGCGAGATCACGAAGGTGTTGCCCGGGAACTCCAGCAGCGCGTCTTCCAGCGCGCGCAGGGTCTCGATGTCCAGATCGTTGGACGGTTCGTCGAGCAGCAGCACGTTGCCGCCCTGCAGCAGGGTCTTGGCCATGTGCAGGCGGCCGCGCTCGCCGCCGGACAGCGAGCCGACCATCTTCTGCTGGTCCTGGCCCTTGAAGT
This genomic stretch from Xanthomonas sacchari harbors:
- a CDS encoding peptide deformylase → MIRDIIRMGDPRLLRQAPPVTDFDSAQLHALVADMFETMDAARGVGLAAPQIAVDLQLMVFGFERSARYPDAPPVPRTALANVEIEPLSDDLEDGWEGCLSIPGLRAVIPRYRHIRYRGVLPDGTPLQRDAEGFHARVVQHEHDHLIGRLYPSRIRDFDKFGFEDVLSYDL